The genomic stretch GTTAAGTATTGCTATTCCACTTTAGGCTCAATCTACGAAATAATGCATTAGTTTGTTACTTTCCAGGTTTATTCATTTACATATATTGCCTAGCACTATTTTACAACATTCTGTAGGTGTAGCATATAGCTATGACCCAAGTACATATTTTAATGTTACAGTAAGTCCTACTTGTTCTGGTACTATCACATCATCCGGAAAAGATATAGTATGTTCAGCAACAGTGACAGTAACCTATAGCTATTATGAAAATAAAATAATTCATACTCAAACTTATGTAAAATATTTATCTGGTATTGTAGCTGCCATCCGTTAGATAATCATCGTATAAACAATTTATAGACAACCAGTAAGTTACCATAGTATTGCAGTAAGTGGCTGCTTCAGTCTTTTCAAACATCAAGTTTTAAAATAGAGTCATTGTATCTCTTAAATATAATGACTCTATACGAATGATGAACTAATTCCGCTATCTGATACAAGTAAAACTCACCTAGCCCGTTTTTTCAGTTAAAGTATTCCGCAGTCCTAAATATCTCTTCTAATGCGTTCAATAAGAGTTATATCTGCCGGTAACCATTCCACCGAATTCAATTCCTCTTTCCTCAACCACTTTGCATCTTTATGTTCGTTCAGGACAATATCACCTGAAATGATCTCTCCCCAGAAACAATCCATAGAGAGGTGAAAGGTCGGATAATCATATTCAATGGTATCAATCAAATCCCCTACTGAAATGTCTGTTTCAAGTTCTTCCTTTATTTCT from Anaerocolumna sp. AGMB13020 encodes the following:
- a CDS encoding (deoxy)nucleoside triphosphate pyrophosphohydrolase, which produces MKIVRVVAAVIRSVNEIGEPVIFATQRGYGEYQGGWEFPGGKIEEGETPQEALQREIKEELETDISVGDLIDTIEYDYPTFHLSMDCFWGEIISGDIVLNEHKDAKWLRKEELNSVEWLPADITLIERIRRDI